A single Myxococcus stipitatus DNA region contains:
- a CDS encoding FHA domain-containing protein has protein sequence MEAMEYCPRCDTENPRDATICRACGSPLRSGTMVMAVASVSSRPQVSIRVVRADGGPESVVRMQRDTLTCGQQGDISLSDDPFIMPVQVRFFFSGVRLAVEDVGGANGVFVRLRQERELPPGGELRLGRQRLVLEPIPAAAQGPGGTQVWGSPDPGYRLRLVQLLEGGLRGAAYPLREGDNLLGREQGDLTFPTDGFVSGRHALLQVRQDRLTVRDVGSSNGTFIRLAGPTFVDNGDHYLIGRQLLRVEIQAPVA, from the coding sequence ATGGAAGCGATGGAATACTGCCCCCGCTGCGACACAGAGAACCCCCGGGATGCCACCATCTGCCGGGCGTGCGGCTCCCCCCTGCGCTCCGGCACCATGGTCATGGCCGTGGCCAGCGTGTCCTCCCGCCCCCAGGTCTCCATCCGCGTCGTCCGGGCGGACGGCGGCCCGGAGAGCGTCGTGCGCATGCAGCGCGACACCCTCACCTGCGGCCAGCAGGGGGACATCTCCCTCTCGGATGACCCCTTCATCATGCCCGTCCAGGTGCGCTTCTTCTTCTCCGGCGTCCGTCTGGCCGTCGAGGACGTGGGAGGCGCCAACGGCGTCTTCGTCCGCCTGAGGCAGGAGCGGGAGCTGCCCCCCGGGGGCGAGCTGCGCCTGGGCCGCCAGCGCCTGGTGCTCGAGCCCATCCCCGCCGCGGCCCAGGGCCCCGGGGGCACCCAGGTCTGGGGCTCACCGGATCCCGGCTACCGCCTGCGGCTCGTCCAGCTCCTGGAGGGGGGCCTGCGCGGGGCCGCCTACCCGCTCCGGGAGGGCGACAACCTGCTCGGACGCGAGCAGGGCGACCTCACCTTCCCCACCGACGGCTTCGTCTCCGGCCGCCACGCGCTCCTCCAGGTGCGGCAGGACCGCCTGACGGTCCGCGACGTGGGCTCCTCCAACGGCACCTTCATCCGCCTGGCCGGCCCCACCTTCGTGGACAACGGCGACCACTACCTCATCGGCCGCCAGCTGCTCCGGGTGGAGATCCAGGCGCCCGTGGCCTGA